In the genome of Maridesulfovibrio zosterae DSM 11974, the window AATATAAGAACATGCAGGATTTATATCAGCAAGATACGCAGCAAGTCCATTCAGAGCAGTACCACCGCTGAAAAAGATAATTCCCGGATGCTTATTTTCCATAACAGCTCCATCAAAGATAAAATAAAAACAATAGTAAACAGTATGCCTGCAAATAGAAAATACGTCCACACAGTTATATATTGACTTCACGCATATAATAAAAACAGCTTCTATAAATTTAAACAGCTAAGTTCGTGCAAATTCCAGTATTTCAATTTATTGCTAATTTTTTATTCATATCAGCTTAAAGCAATGTTCCCCGATTAATTAAATATTTTCATATGGTAATATAAGCTACTTGACTTGCACAGACAAACTGTTTCAATTAAAAAAGAAAAAAGAACTGCTTTCTTAACTAATTTCAAATACTCGCAATAATCCGGTATAAAAATGAAAAATATCTTTTTGAACATTCATGGATTCGGCTCATCTGGAAACAACTCCAAAGCGCAAGCACTTACTGATTCATACCCTGATCATGAATTAATCAGCCCGGACCTCCCCCCAAACCCGCAAGAATGTCTTAAAATTCTAGATGAAATAATAACACCAAACAAAAACCGTCCTCTTATAATGCAAGGATCATCTATGGGCGGACTTTACGCACTTGTAATGCACATACGGCACGGCATCCCTGCATTACTTATTAATCCTGCTCTCGCTCCGTCAATTCTTATTGAGATGCGTCTAGGTGATACTTATGGGTTTTCTAATGGCGATGAAATTGTAATCTCAACTGAGCATGTCGAACAGTTTGCTGAAGTTGAAAAAGAAATTGAACAAGGAATTTCAGACAAAAAAATTGTCGGTAATAAGGTCATTGCCCTTATCGGCGAGCAGGATGAAGTTCTTGACCAAAATGTTATGAAAGAAATTTTAAAACAGGCAGGAATTGAAATAATTTCATATGATACAGACCACCATTTCACTGGATTTGATAAAGTAGTCGTAAGTGATGCCAAAGTCCGTAATCTATTACTTAGAAAATTTAATTAGGCATCTTCGTCTGTAGGGATTTTTCCGAACGGCATAAGTTTGTTCATCTCAGTTATATAACCGTTTTCAAGTGTATTTACTTCCTGAATATAGGTTTTAAAAGTCAAATCCATTGAACGTTCCGTGAACTTGTGCAAACTGTATGAAGGAGTGGAAAAAAAACCACGACGAGCTTTATGTTCTCCC includes:
- a CDS encoding YqiA/YcfP family alpha/beta fold hydrolase, yielding MKNIFLNIHGFGSSGNNSKAQALTDSYPDHELISPDLPPNPQECLKILDEIITPNKNRPLIMQGSSMGGLYALVMHIRHGIPALLINPALAPSILIEMRLGDTYGFSNGDEIVISTEHVEQFAEVEKEIEQGISDKKIVGNKVIALIGEQDEVLDQNVMKEILKQAGIEIISYDTDHHFTGFDKVVVSDAKVRNLLLRKFN